gtgGTTAGCATGGTAGATTTCCTAATATGTTTTCTATCAAAATAATAgatttagaaatgaaataaatatgaaaatacatataaGAAAGTTAAATGTGTTATGTACTGTACAAGGAGCACAAACCAAGATAAGGTTTTTAAAATCAGGATGATCACTGTTAGCTGGTAGGGAGTGGGGAAGACTGAGAAAATTTAATATATGAAGTCATATTTAATttaatagtgtgtgtatgttagtccccaaattcctaatttatctccctttGGTAAacatgtacaggagacagggatcaagaccatccccatggaaaagaaatgcaaaaaagcaaaatggttctctggggaagccttacaaatagctgtgaaaagaagagaagtgaaaagcaaaggagaaaaggaaagatataaacatctgaatgcagagttccaaagaatagaaagaagagataaaaaagccttcttcaaaGATCAATGcgaagatatagaggaaaacaacagaatgagaaagactagagatctcttcaagaaaatcagagataccaaaggaacatttcatgcaaagatgggctcgataaaggacagaaatggtatggacctaacagaagcagaagatattaagaagagatggcaagaatacacagaagaactgtacaaaaaagatcttcacgacccagataatcataatggtgtgatcactgacctagagccagacatcctggaatgtgaagtcaagtgggccttagaaagcatcactacgaacaaagctagtggaggtgatggaattccagttgagctattccaaatcctgaaagatgatgctgtgaaagtgctgcactcaatatgccagcaaatttggaaaactcagcagtggccacaggcctggaaaaggtcagttttcattccaatcccaaagaaaggcaatgccgaagaatgctcaaactaccgcacaattgcactcatctcacacgctagtaaagtaatgctcaaaattctccaagccaggcttcagcaatacgtgaccatgaacttcctgatgttcaagctggttttagaaaaggcagaggaaccagagatcaaattgccaacatccgctggattatggaaaaagcaagagagttccagaaaaacatctatttctgctttattgactatgacaaagcctttgattgtgtggatcacaatcaactgtggaaaattctgaaagagatgggaataccagaccacctgagctgcctcttgagaacagTAGAgtccttttttcctctcctaaAGCTCCAGATAagcaccattctattttctgtttctacaaTTTTGACTTACTTTTGATACCTCATATGAGAATTACAGTATTAAAAGGGGTAGTATTTTTAGTGATGTTCATTTATTAAGAATACATTAAAATGCATCTTTTTTcctgagaaatgaaaatttacagtattaaatttgtatgcaggtcaggaagcaacagttagaactggacgtggaaaaacagactggttggaaataggaaaaggagtacgtcaaggctgtatattgtcaccctgtttatttagcttatatgcagagtacatcatgagaaatgctggactggaagaagcacaagctggaatcaagatttccgggagcaatatcaataacctcagatatgcagatgataccacccttatggtagaaagtgaagaggaactcaaaagcctcttgatgaaagtgaaagtggagagtcaaaaagttggcttaaagctcaacattcagaaaatgaagatcatggcatctggtcccatcacttcatgggaaatagatggggaaacagtggaaacaatgtcagactttattcttctgggctcaaaaatcactgcagatggtgactgcagccatgaaattaaaagatgcttactccttggaaggaaagttatgtccaacctagatagcatattcaaaagcagagacattactttgccaacaaaggttcgtctagtcaaggctatggtttttcctgtggtcatgtatggatgtgagagttggactgtaaagaaggctgagtgccgaagaattgatgcttttgaactgtggtgttggagaagactcttgagagtcccttggactgcaaggagatccaaccagtccattctgaaggagatcagccctgggatttctttggaagactccagtactttggtcgcctcatgcgaagagtagactcattggaaaatactctgatgctgggagggatagggggcaagaggagaaggggacgacagaggatgagatggctggatggcgtcactaactcaatggacatgagtctcagtgaactccaggagttggtgatggacagggaggcctggcgtgctgcgattcatggggtcggttgcaaagagtcggacacgactgagtgactgatctgatctgatctgatatatatatatatatatatatatatatatatatatatatatattctgtctctgagtctgttactgttttgtaaagaaattaatttgttgttttttttttttttttttagattccacatacatgtggtATCTTCTGATAATCTTAAATGGTCTTCCTGCTTCCATTTGTGCCTGCTAAATCCATTCCTACTCTACATGGCAGGTAgatgtaactttttaaaatcacaaatcaTATCTTTACATTTCCCTACTTTGAAAATACCCAAGGGTATTTCCTTGGACTTCAAACAAAAACTTAGTATTGCCTCACTGCTTGAGAATTTGCCTGAAACCTGCTTTGTCCATATCAGCACATGACTATTTCATTCTCAATATTTAAATCTCAGTTTAAATATAACCTTCAGAAATATCACCCTTTCTATAGTGTTCAGCCACTCTCCATTCATTATCCCATgatccttttgtttattttatgtaccTCAGATAGAGCCATCTGGAATTGTCTgaattgtttattaatttattgtcTATCACTCTCCCTGCTGGAAGATCCGTGAAACAAGCAACCTGAGTATTCTTGTTTACTCCCTTGTTTACTGCTGTAGCCTATAATAATATCTGGTATATATCAGGTGCTCATAACTCATCTTTGAGAGAAAGCCACTTTGGACAACAAAGGGGGAAGATTGGAGACCTGACATTGATGGGCACATACAGCAAATGATAGGAGTTATGCATGTTCTGGACACTTCACTAACCTTACATACAAAGtctttttactgatgaggaaactgaagcttggagATGTGAAGTGGCTTGCTCTGTGTTATAGAAAGAAAGTAGCAAAGCAGGGATTTTTACCTAGATAagtaaaagagttccagaaaaaacatctatttctgctttattgactatgccaaagcctttgactgtgtggatcacaattaactgtggagaattctgaaagaaatgggaataccagaccacctgacctgcctcttgagaaacctatatgcaggtctggaagcaacagttagaactggacatggaacaacagactggttccaaatagaaaaaggattatgtcaacgctgtatattgtcaccctacttagttaacttctatgcagagtacatcatgagaaactctgggctggaagaaacacaagctggaatcaagattgctgggagaaatatcaataacctcagatgtgcagatgacaccactcttatggcagaaagtgaagaggaactaaaaagcctcttgatgaaagtgaaagaagagagtgaaaaagttggcttaaagctcaacattcagaaaactaagatcatggcatctggtcccatcacttcatgggaaatagatggggaaacagtggaaacagtgtcagactttatttttggggggctccaaaatcactgcagatggtgactgcaaccatgaaattaaaagacgcttactccttggaaggaaagttatgaccaacctagacagcatattcaaaagcagagacattactttgccaacaaagatccatctagtccaggaaaggtttttccagtagttatgtatggatgtgagagttggactgtggagaaagctgaccaccaaagaattgatgcttttgaactgtggtttggagaagactcttgagagtcccttggacttcaaggagatccaaccagttcattctaaaggagatcagtcctgggtgttctttggaaggaatgatgctaaagctgaaactccactactttagccacctgatgcaaggagttgactcattggaaaagactctgatgctgggagagattggggacaggagtagaagtggacgacagaggatgagatggttggatggcatcaccgactcgatcgacggacatgagttgaatgaactccaggagttgatgatggacaaggaagcctggtgcgctgcaattcatgtggccgcaaagagtcggacacgactgagcgactgaactgaactgaactgagaatgttAGAGACTGTATTAGGGAATGTGCCAGAGTGTGACAGGAGAGGGTAAGTAATCTATCCTGGACCCTGGGAGAAAAGGTGGTCTGCAGGGGTCCAGGGGAGAGAGAAACAGTATCTGTGTTGGAACTCCATGATATATATGAGGCATGAtgatacagagagagagaagaaaattgcACTTATGTATTGTATTTTTGAAGGTGTGAAAGTCAGTGACATACCTGAGGAGTCACAGTAGGGCTGGAAGGCTAAAACAGATgagtagaaatagaaaagaattggATTAAACAGTAAACGTTGTTTGGGGCCAGATGGTAAAGTGGTTTTGGACTCTGTTCTAAAGCAGGAGAAAACCAGATGGATTTGAGGAAAGACATCACAGCCACATTATCAGACAGCAAATTGGAAATAACACTGTGAGATCTGTATGGTGAAAGGATCAAAAAGAAGAATTAGTAGTAGGGAAACCAATCGAGATAGTGTAAATATAAGCCTCAGCAAAGACCACAGCATTgttgatgagtgaatgaattgGATTAGGGAGAAATATTTGATAAGAAACAATGGAGCTTACCAAGTAATTGACAGTTACTCATTTGATAAGAGAATctatctgaaaaaataaagtattaggcTTAAGGCCAAAGTCATCTTTGAATTCCTATCCTCCATCCAGAATTAGTCCCTTTTCCACAGCCATTACTACTCTAATCAAATCAATTGAATGCAAATCCTTCTAGGGCTTCTAGGCATTTAAGTACAAATGTAGCTATCAGGGAGACAGAGTACTTTAAGAGGGTTTTAAACTGATGCCATTGTATAGAAATCACTATACATTTTTTAACTCaacaatatattttctttcttaactaTTAAGATTATTACTCACCATGACCATCTCCCTGATTAATTAGTTATCGGAACTAATTAATTGAAGAACTATAAAGAactctacttttttccttttgcaaacaaaaatcttttttatgCCTCCATGAGAGTCGTTGTGTCTGGTTAATATATCAAAAACTAGAATTGTGAAATAAAGTTCTTGTTTTAATGAGTTCTGCCAAATTGCTCTCAAAAGGGCTACACAGTTTTATAGTCTTGCAGCCTTGATTAAGAGCCAGGCccttaatcttttccagaatATAATTTTATCAGATTTTATGATTTATTCCATGTGATGTGTAGGAAaagtttcattattttgaaaatgtgtattatttttgcGACCATTGGGACTGATTTTATTGTACATTTGTTcggtatttgtatttatttttataagaaaaaatcatattttgCCAAATTTGGAGTTAGATTACTCATCTATCttatttatttgtagttttttactgtatttcaaattctaaaccTCACTCAGTAATGTAAGCTGCAAATATTGTTCCATTTAGGGATActctgttccattgtttccctaatcTTTAACCTCATATAAAATACCATGgttatattagatttttttttttttgctgtgaaattttttattttaagattaatCATGACATCTAacctcttaaaattttaagttggTAACTCTAGGCACGATGTGGTACAGAAGATTTCTAGAACctttcatcttgcataactgaaactttttattcattaaacagaattttccccctctcccagcaaccaccattctctttgtttctatgagtttgactacttatatacttcatataagtgaaatcatgcagtatttgtccttctgtgacaggcttatttcacttagcagactgtctccaggtccatccatgttgctgtataTAGCAAGTCATCCTTCATTCTTAAGGCTGAATAGCCTTCCTTGTGGGCTTCCCTAAcgactcagtggttaaaaaaaaaatctgcctgctaatgcagaggacacaaggttccatccctgcatcaagaaaatcccctggagaaggaaatagttacctgctccagtattcttgcctgggaaaacccatggacagaggaacctggcaggctatagtccatggggtcgcaaaaagccagacatgactcagtgactaaataacaacaatagaaaCAGCCTTCCTTGTGTgtttaccatattttctttattcatttatccactggttgacatttaggttgtttccatatattgactattgtgaacagtgctccAAGGAACATGGGGATGCAGATATCCTTTGAGATTCTGATCTCAATATTTTTGAATGTATACCCCAAAACAGATTTATGGATCATTTAGCAATTTCgtttctaattttttgaggaacactGTACTGTTTTCCTTGGTGActgcaccatttcacattcccagtAACAGTGTACAAGgttttcaatttcttcatctcctTAACAActcatgtcttttttaaaaaaaattatagtcatcTTAACAAGTGTGAGGTTATTATATaattaagattttatttacatttccttgAGTATtactgatgttgagtatcttttcatgtacctgttgaccatttgtatgtaatcttgggagactcatttcccatttttaaaatggagttattcctttttttctattgagCTGTAGAGACTATGTATTTTAgatatcagatatatggtttaaAAATACCCTCTTCCATTTTATAGGTTACCTTTCTACCCCACTGATTGTTTCCTTTACTACACGGGAGTTTTCCAGTTGATACAATGCTGcttttcaattttgcttttgtCACATGTGCTTTCAGTGTCATACTCAAGAAATTATCACCAAGTCCTATGTCATGAAGCTTTCCCCTTATATTTTCATCTAGTAGTtccaggtcttacatttaaatcctTAAAcctttttgagttgatttttgtttgCAGTATAAGAACCAAGTACAATTTAATATTTTGTATGTGAATACATTTGTTAAGATCTGATTTGgattatttgaatttaaaatgctTACAACTTCCAAGTAGAGATTTGGGTGAACTAACTATAGAATGATCTGGAGATATATTTATGATTCATCAATTTATAAAGTTTAGTTGAAGTCAGGAGGAATGTCActgaggaaaaaggaaacagccaaataaagattctcaaaaataccaGTGTATAAATTGGATGGGAAAGGGGATGGagaactaaaaatataaattctgagaggtcaaaactaatacagttatgtaaagtttaaaaataaaataaaattaaaaaaaataaaaaaagaaaaagaaaaggagaaagtgtTTCATAAGAGCCAAAGCTCATTGAGAAATACATCAGTTTAGGAAATGTAAGTGTCCCTAGATTTAGTAATAAAGGAGtaatagatgactaatgagagCAGTTAAAGTGAATTGAAATGTGTGTTGAGGCAGCACAGAAGTCAGATTGCCTGGGACTGGGAGGAGTAGAAAACatgtttagggacttccctggtggtccagtggctaacactccatACTcacaatgcagggagcctggggttcaatccctggtcagggaactagatcccacatgctgcaacttagtttgcatgctgcaactaagatcctgcatagccaaatatatttaaaaaagaaaaaaagaaaacgtgTCCGTAGGAGTATAGACCCCCTTATGGGTGTTTTCCGTTAAAGGAGGGAGCAAATTAGGAAAAAAGCTACAGTGAAAAACAGGGTTgaggaaaatgggaaaataatttaagGAGAGAATCAGAGCTTTGTGGACAGTTATAGAAAATGCTCCAAGGCAAGGGATGACTATGGCATAGATACTAGAATGAGTATGCGTATGTGTgcctggggcaggagagggagggggcaggcagTTTTAGAAAGCCTTATGCAAATGTGTCATAAGGTTAAATAAATCTTTCTAATCATTTTCGGTTTCCAGAGTTCAAAGTGGGATCCTGAAGTATGTTAACATTCCTCACCCACTCAACTCCCAATGCCAGCACTTCAATGGCCCCCACCTTCCTGTTGGTGGGCCTGCCAGGCCTATCAGCTGTACCCTCCTGGTGGGCAGTACCCCTCATCACTGTCTACCTTCTGTCTGCCCTGGGTAATGGTGCTATCCTCTGGATCATTGCCCTGGAGCCCACACTGCACCACccaatgtacttcttcctctttctgctcAGCATGTCTGATGTTGGCTTGTCCACAGCCCTGATGCCCACCCTGCTGGGTCTTGCCTTTGCAAATACTCATGCTGTCTCTGCCTCAGCCTGCCTCCTCCAGATGTTCTTTGTCCATGTTTTTTCTGTCATGGAGTCCTCTGTCTTACTCGCCATGGCCTTGGATCGGGCACTGGCCATTTGCCACCCTCTCCACTACCCAACACTCCTCACCAATGGTGTCATCAGCAAGATCTGTGTGGCCATTGCTTTCCGAAGCCTGGGTCTCCACCTGCCCCTTCCATTCCTCCTGGCCTACATGCCTTACTGCCGTCCACAGGTCCTGACCCATTCTTACTGCTTGCACCCGGATATAGCCCATTTGGCCTGCCCCGGAGGTGGGGGAGCAGTCTACAGCCTCTTTGTGGTCCTGTCTGCCATGGGCTTGGATCCTCTGCTTATTTTATTCTCCTATGGCCTAATTGGCAGGGTGTTGCAAGGTTTGGGATCCAGTGAGGATCGCTGGAAGGCTGGCCAAACCTGTGCTGCCCACCTCTCTGCTGTGCTTCTCTTCTATGTGCCAATGGTCCTCCTGGCTCTCATTGATCATCTCAGGATGCCAATCCCTCAGCCTGCCCATACTCTTCTCTCCTATGTCCACTTCCTGCTTCCCCCATTGATAAACCCTATTCTCTATAGTGTCAAGATGAAGGAGATTAGAGAGAGAATCCACAAGAGACTGCGCCCAAGAAGGTGGGTTGTGCTTAGTGAGAAGGATATTTCCTCCATATTTGGTGGTTACCTGACACAAAGGTTTCCATGACTGAGAACTCAGTTCATCATgcataaataaaatgtcattcaAGTACACAGAAGTCCATGTACACAGGTGTATATTTCTATCCCTTGAAGTGTTCATGTGCATATTGATGAAAGTTTATGAGCCCTAGAGAAGGGGAGTGATCTATTGTGAGCCCCTATTAACATCACATCCATGGCCCAGAAACAGTCAGAATCTAAGTCTTGTCATAACCATTCAGGTGTGTTAAGAGTGTACGTTTTTCTGCATGTCCACCAGAATTCCCTGTTACCATTATTATCAAATTTTCATCAATTTTATTagtgatgaattttattttacatcaGATTTTCCTAATAGAAACAGTGTCTTTCACATAACTGTAGGctattttgtttcttcctctaTGAATAGTCTCTTCAAAAAGCCTTCATCCATTTTTCTACTGGATTGTTTatggttttaaaaacaaatgtgcaAGAAATCCTTCATATAAAatcctttttatacttttatcaatatagtatttgcctttttcattaTTTAAGGAACCAAATCTCAAGTAAATACAGTTTTACATGATCAAATCCACttttatatatctttataatttttgtttttcatgtgttgcttttaaaacacagaaatcccttgcattcctatatactaataatgagaaaacataaagagaaattaaggaaacaattccattcaccattgcaatggaaagaataaaatacttaggaatatatctacctaaagaaactaaagacctatatatagaaaactataaaacactggtgaaagaaatcaaagaggacactaacagatggagaaatataccatgttcatggattggaagaatcaatatagtgaaaatgagtatactacccaaagcaatttatagattcaatgcaatccctatcaagctaccaacggtattcttcacagagctagaacaaataatttcacaatttgtatggaaatacaaaacacctcgaatagccaaagctatcttgagaaagaagaatggaactggaggaatcaacctacctgacttcaggctctaccacaaagccacactcatcaagacagtatggtactggcacaaagacagaaatatagatcaatggaacaaaatagaaagcccagagataaatccatgcacatatggacaccttatctttgataaaggaggcaagaatatacaatggattaaagacaatctctttaacaagtggtgctgggaactctggtcaaccacttgtaaaagaatgaaactagtacactttctaacaccatacacaaaaataaactcaaaatggattaaagatctaaacgtaagaccagaaactataaaactggaaatagaactgccttatgatccagcaatcccacttctgggcatacaccctgaggaaaccagaagggaaagagacacatgtaccccaatgttcaccacagcactgtttataatagccaggacatggaagcaacctagatgtccatcagcagatgaatggataagaaagcagtggtacatatacacaatggagtattactcagccattaaaaagaatgcatttgaatccgttctaatgaggtggatgaaactggagcctattatacagagtgaagtaagccagaaagaaaaacaccaatacagtatactaacacatgtatatggaatttagaaagatggtaacaataaccctgtgtacgagacagcaaaagagacactgatgtatagaacagtcttatggactctgtgagagagggagagggtgggaagatttgggagaatggcattgaaacacgtagaatatcatgtatgaaacgtgtcaccagtccaggttcgatgcacgatactggatgcttggggctggtgcactgggacgacccagagggatggtatggggagggaggagggaagagggttcaggatggggaacacatgtatacctgtggcagattcattttgatattcggcaaaactaatacaattatgtaaagttgaaaaataaaataaaatttaaaaaaataaataaaaataaaggaaatcaaccctgaatattcattggaaggactgatgctgaagctccagtactttggccacctgatgcaaagagctgacactttgaaaaagactctgatgctgagaaggggatgacagagtatgagatggttgggtggcatcatcgactcaatggacatgagtttgagcaaactccaggattcagtgatggacagggaggcctgatgtgctgcagtccatgtggtcacagagtcggacaaaactgagcaactgaacaacatatgtgtcatatatattcacatatcaCTGATCTATTAGACCAGCCTCACAGTGTGATTTGGTTAATATGTGGTATAAAGTGATCCTctttcaaaagaaattaaaaactctgAAATTCTAACAAGAATTACATTTTTAGTAGATTAAATATAACCAAATCAGCATTCATAAGTTTCCACATACTACAatttatgtatttcatttattaagaacttatttacacttttcaataaaattattcactttatttaaatctatttctatgtagtttttaaaatgtatgattgtgttgctattataaataaaacattaccccatttctgtgtgtgtgtgtgtatgtgtgtgtgtgtgctcagtcatgctcaaggactgtagcctgccaggctcctctctccatgggtttccccaggcaggaatactggagtgggttgtcatttccttctccaggggatcttccccacccaggaatcaaacccatgtctctcgagtctcctccattggcaggcaggttctttaccactagcaccacctaggaagcccttaacATGTAACCACCTTGAGTAGTAAAGAGGAAAACTTTCTGTGGCCTGcacggggattgaacccaggacctcaGTGTTATTAGCACTAAACTCTAATCAACTGAGATAACCGGCCATTTCTATTTCCACATATATATTGCTAGattgagaaaaacatttttttatcttGCATTAGTATGCACTTTACCAAATTATCACAAAATTTTAGgaccattttaaaacttttatattttatttgcatttattaataGCTTTCATAAGTAAAATAGATGATAGGTAATGTTCCCTTAatattcatataaattattttattttcttattttattaaattcattGGAATCTCCAACCTGTTATGAAAGT
This sequence is a window from Bubalus kerabau isolate K-KA32 ecotype Philippines breed swamp buffalo chromosome 15, PCC_UOA_SB_1v2, whole genome shotgun sequence. Protein-coding genes within it:
- the LOC129627834 gene encoding olfactory receptor 51S1-like, translating into MLTFLTHSTPNASTSMAPTFLLVGLPGLSAVPSWWAVPLITVYLLSALGNGAILWIIALEPTLHHPMYFFLFLLSMSDVGLSTALMPTLLGLAFANTHAVSASACLLQMFFVHVFSVMESSVLLAMALDRALAICHPLHYPTLLTNGVISKICVAIAFRSLGLHLPLPFLLAYMPYCRPQVLTHSYCLHPDIAHLACPGGGGAVYSLFVVLSAMGLDPLLILFSYGLIGRVLQGLGSSEDRWKAGQTCAAHLSAVLLFYVPMVLLALIDHLRMPIPQPAHTLLSYVHFLLPPLINPILYSVKMKEIRERIHKRLRPRRWVVLSEKDISSIFGGYLTQRFP